The sequence CTCAATCCACCACCTAAAATGTTATTGAATATATGCATGGCATAGATGTCTTCATCATCTTGACCTAAACCCGGCACACCCATGATGATATGCATCTGTTCAGTATCTTTCTTTTGATAAAATTCAATCGTCCGGCCGATAGGAGTTTCTTCGAGTACTCTTCGCCCGCCTCGATTAAAATTACCAAATTGGGGAGACAACTTGTTAACAACCTCTTCATGCTTAATTTTTCCGGCAACAGAAATCACAAGATTATCAGGGGCATAGTGCTCAGTAAGGAACTGCATAATTTTCTCTCGGTTTAAAGCCTTAATACTCTCTTCTGTTCCCAAAATTGGTTTCCCGAGTGGGTGATCATTCCAGACTTGCTCGGAAAAAACGTCATGAATTAATTCATCTGGAGAGTCCTCATACATTTTTATCTCTTCAATGACAACATTTTTTTCTTTCTCAATCTCTTTTTCATCGAAAAGCGACGAGAAAAACATATCACTCAAGACATCTATAGCCAGATCTAGATCCTCATCAAGTATCTTTGCATAGTAACAAGTATATTCTTTGGTTGTAAAGGCATTCAATTGCCCACCGACAGCCTCAAGGGATTCCGCTAAAGCTCGAGCAGTTCGATGTTCAGTTCCCTTAAAAAACATATGCTCAATAAAGTGAGAAATCCCCTCAAATCCTTCACGCTCATCCCGTGAGCCAGCCCCTACCCACATTCCTATTGCTGCGGAACGAACATGGTCAATTTCCTCTGTAATAATCCTAACACCGTTAGGCAGTAACGTCTTTTTATACAATAAATTCACTCCCTCTTACTTCCTTCTAAGAATTAAAGGAAATAATCGTCTTAAGGAACGATTTTTCTTCGACTCCATTTTCACTGATTAGGGGAACGCTGTTTAGCTTCTTTTCCCCCATCCACACCTCTAAACGACCTAACCGATCCCCAGCACAGATAGGCAGATTCGTCGGTTTTTCCCATTCGATACGCTTTTCCAGCTTCTTAAGATCAGCCTTTTTAACGCTTACATCCAGAGGATCAGTCGTTAATACTTGAACGGGCTTTGTAATATGTTCAAACTTGCCGATTACCTCGCCGGCGGCCGCTAACCGAACAGTTTCAGTGTTTTGAAACCCCCATTCCAAAAGCTTCTTGGCATCTCCGAATCGATCAGGTGCATTGAGAACAACAACTAAAAGTTGGCGTCCCTCCTTGGTAGCAGAAGCCACCAAACATTTGCCGGCTGCCGTAGTTGTTCCAGTTTTAATACCATCTGCATAGGGATAGTTCCATAGCAATTTATTGGTGTTTCTAACGTCCATGAAAACGTCTGGCTCAATAAAGTGTATTTCGGTCTCTTTTAGCCGAGTAATTGATACAAATTGTGGAATCTGCAAACCATACCTAGCCATTAAAGCCAAGTCATAAGCTGTTGAATAATGCTCTTTTCGAGGTAAACCGTTGGTGTTAACAAAATGTGTATTTTGTGCACCCAAGGCCAGTGCCTTTCGATTCATTAATTCTACAAACTGTTCTTCACTTCCGGCAATATGTTCAGCAATTGCTACACAGGCATCATTCCCTGAACGAACTAAGGCCCCTGTTATAAGTTCATAGAGCGCGATTTTTTCCCCGGGATCCAGGTAAATTGTCGATTCACCAACAGCTGCCGCTTTATCACTCACTGTTACAATTTCATCAGGTCGACCCAGTTCGAAGCCCAAAATTGCGGTCATGATTTTTGTGGTGCTAGCTGGAGGACGTTGTTTATCAGCTTTTTTGCTAAAAAGAATATCTCCTGTAGCCACATCCATCAGCACTGCAGCATCAGCGGTCACTCCCGGGTCGGCCCCCTCTACAGCTTTATTTGCAGGCTTCTTTACCGGGGCACCAAAGACGGGTCCAGCCAGTAATAAGCATATACCTATAACACAAAGAATAACGCAGTAGAAAGCCTGCGTCCGCTTTAGACTAGTCATTAAACCACCTCAACTTTTATTATTTCATGAGGTAGTATCTCCGCTCTGGTCATATGTTATTAGCTCATCAAGAGTTTGGAAGATATAACCCTCCTTGGCAAGTTGTTCAAGAATCACGGGCAGAGCTTTTACTGTATTAGCTTTCGGATGCATTAACACTATGGCACCTGACTTGTTTGGCTTAATTCCAAACTTTATGGCAGGATTTACAATTCTCTTGGCAATTATTTCCGGTGTGCTGTCAGGCCTCCAATCAACAGTATCAAGTGTCCAAAGGATTGTTCTATAGCCCATTTCATGGGCAGCTCGAAGTCCGGATGCTCCCTTCTCACCATAAGGAGGAGCATACAACTGTGTCTTCTTCCCTATAATTCCTTCTACAATACTTTCTGTTTTTTTGATTTCTTCTTGGTTTGCTCCCACGGAAAGCTGATCAGGATGAGGATGAGAATACCCATGGTTTTCTATTTGATGCCCTCTATTATAGATTTCTTTCAGCAAGTCTGGATTTTTCTTGGCCCATCGACCAGTTACAAAAAAAGTTACCTGAGCCTTATTTTTCTCTAATTCATCTAAGATTGCCGGAATAAATTCTTCTCCCCAGTCAACATTAATCGTTAAAGCCATGAGTTTCTGATCCGTCGTGATTTGGTCAATAGGCTTAGGAACAGGTGTGTTTGAGGCTACAACCCAGCGCCCAGCAACAATTCCGACAATCAATAGAAAGAAAATCCCGCCAAACGAGAGTATTCGTCGCGAGATTTTTAAGTTAATGAACATATGCGTCCCCCCCTCTTTAACATTTATGCAAGTGGAGGGACTCACAGACTGATCATCGTTGATTATTTGGTTAACTCATTAAGATTTTTGTGGGGCTGGATTTTCTTTACGGGGTATTGCTTCTTTACGAGATAGATTCAACCTACCTTGCTTATCGATTGCAGTAGCCTTAACTGTAATTTCATCTCCAACTTTTACAACATCTTCTACTTTTTCGACACGTTCATGAGCCAACTGAGAAATATGAACTAGCCCTTCCTTGCCAGTGAGCCCCAAAACTCCTGGGATGACCTCAACAAATGCGCCAAAATCCATAACCCTTGTGACTTTACCTTGATACACCTTACCTACTTCAACTTCCTGGGTCAGGGCCTGAATTATTTTTAAGGCTCTCTCTCCGCCATCGCCGCCAACTGAAGATATGAAGACTCGTCCATCATCCTCGATATCGATTTTGACATCTGTTTCCTCGACGATTTTCTTGATAGTTTTTCCCCCGGGTCCAATAACCTCACGAATCTTATCCGGATGAATCGTCGCGGTAATAATTCTTGGTGCGTAAGCAGAAAGCTGTGGGCGTGGCTTATCCATAACAGCTAGCATCTTATCAAGAATATGAAGTCGCCCAGCTTTAGCTTGAGTTAAGGCTTTTAGTAGGATTTCTCTTGACACACCCATAATCTTAATATCCATCTGCAAAGCGGTTACCCCTTTGCTTGTTCCAGCAACTTTAAAATCCATATCTCCAAAATGATCCTCTAAACCCTGGATATCTGTGAGTATAGCAATTTGATCATCTTCCTTAATGAGTCCCATTGCAATACCTGCAACAGGTGCCGAAATAGGAACACCGGCGTCCATTAATGAAAGAGTACTACCGCATACGGAAGCCATGGAACTTGATCCATTAGATTCCAAAACCTCTGAAACCAAACGAATCGTGTAAGGGAAATCATCCTCGTTAGGAAGCACCGGAACTAAAGCACGCTCTGCTAATGCACCATGACCAATTTCTCTTCGTCCCGGTCCGCGCATAGGCCTAGTCTCCCCAACACTATAGGGGGGGAAATTATAGTGATGAATATACCTCTTTGATCTTTCTAAACCCAGACCATCGAGAATTTGCTCATCTCTAGCCGCACCTAGAGTTGCCACTGTTAACACTTGAGTTTGTCCACGTGTAAAGAGGCCTGTCCCATGTGTACGGGGTAAAATACCTACTTCGACACTAATTGGGCGAACTTCATCCACTGCCCGACCATCCGGTCTGATTTGCTCATGGGTAATCAATTTTCGGACAATCTGATGCACAATGTCCTCTAGGATATTTGAGATTGCTTTTGAATCTTCAGGGAACTCAGCTTCAAGATGAGCTAGAGTTTCAGCTTTAACTCCGTCAATTGCATTCTCTCTAGCTTTCTTCTCTTCTACTCGTACAGCCTGATCTAATTTAACGTAAGCAAAGTCGCGTACTGCTTGGACAAGGTTTTCAGGGTGACCTACTATTGTCACTTGAAGTTTTTCTTTCGCCAAACCCATATTAAAAGCTTCTTCTCGATAGCCTTCAATAAACTTAGCAATCTTTTTAATCTCTTCGTGCCCAAACATAATTGCATCTAAGATCTTATCCTCTGGCACTTCATGGGCACTGGCTTCCACCATCATGATAGCTTCTTGCGTTCCGGCAACTGTAATATGCATTTGGCTTTTAGCACCCTGTTCAATAGTAGGATTAATAATATATTCATCATCCACAAGTCCAACCGTAACTGCAGCGATAGGACCTTCGAAGGGAATGTTAGATATAGCTAAAGCTGCGGAAGCAGCATTTATAGCAGTGATATCTGTCGCACAATCTTGATCTACTGACATTACAGCTGCAACAACTTGAACTTCATTGCGAAATCCCTGTGGAAACAACGGACGAATAGGTCTGTCAATTAAACGAGCTGAAAGAGTTGCTTTCTCACTAGCTCTCCCTTCACGTTTAATAAATCCGCCCGGAATTTTTCCTGCGGCATACATCCGTTCTTCAAACTCAACTGTCAAGGGGAAAAAATCAATACCTTCACGAGCTACAGCACTGCAAGTTGCAAATGCAGTTACGACTGTATCTCCATAACGAAGAAATATTGCACCTCCCGCTTGCTTCCCAAGTTTCCCGGTCTGGAAGGTCATAGTTCTTCCACCTACCGAGAGTGACCTTTCTAGTATTTCCTGTTTCACAATGGAACCTCCTTAAATCTATTCAAATCCTTTTTAACTTGTTTTCTCTTCGACATATTATTATTATTTCCTGCAATTTGTAGAAATAAAACTATGTAGCTTAATTTTCGTGGGGACGGTCCTTTAACACACATAATGTGTGTTAAAAGACCGTCCCCACTACACATAAAAAGAAGCGGATCCCATAGATCCGCCTCTCACATTACTTCCGCAGGCCAAGTTCAGTAATAATAGTACGATAACGATCAAAGTTACCATTCTTTAGATAGTTTAATAAAGCACGTCTCGATCCAACCATCTTTAATAGCCCACGGCGGGAGTGATGGTCTTTTTTATGAGTCTTAAAGTGCTCTGTTAAATAGGTAATCCGCTCGGTGAGAAGCGCAATTTGTACTTCCGGAGATCCGGTGTCCCCTTCGTGTTGGGCAAACTTTGTAATGATCTCTTGCTTTCTCTCAGGTGTCATCATGATTTAAATTCCTCCATTTTTTTAATCCCGACTGCCCAGGTTTACGTTGGAGTCTTCGCTAAGCCGAGTCAGTGGGTCTACTAGTATCTAAAGTAGTATACATTGTAATTTAGGTTTTGTAAAGTTTTGCTCATAGTTATCGATCTCTAGTTTGATTCAAAACGGCCTTAGCAGTTGAACAATCCTTGTCCAACTGTTTTAAAAGTTCATTCACTCCATCAAACTTCCGTTCATCACGTAAACGCGCTTCTATGAACACAGTAATCTCCTTCTCATATAGATTACCATCAAAATCAAAGAAATGGACTTCGACCACGGTATCATACATTTCATGAAAGGTTGGTTTCATTCCAATATTCATCATCCCTAAGACACGTCTTCCATCTATTAAGCTCCAAATAGCGTAGACTCCCCGCTTAGGAATTAAAAAATCATCAGAGGTAAGTATGTTAGCTGTAGGATAACCCAGTATCCTCCCACGCTCTTCTCCATGTATAACTGTACCACGCAGGCAAGGCAAATGCCCCAGAAGAGAGCTTGCCAACTGAATATCCCCTTGCAGTATAGCTTTACGAATACTACTGGAAGATATCACGCGACCATCAATTGTCTGGGCCTGGAGTACACTGACTCCGAATCCATGCTTATGCCCTAAGGCTTGGAGCAACTCGGGATTCCCTTTGCCTTGTGCACCAAAAGAATAGTTAAAACCGACCACTACGTGCATAACCCCTAGGGGTAAAAGGATTTTCTCCACAAACTCTTCTGGTGAAGTATTTGCCATTTCTAAGGTAAAAGGCAGATGGTAAACAGTATGGACTCCTAGTTCCTCCATATACTGCAAACGCTCTTGAGTACTAGACAATAGCTTT comes from Desulfosporosinus meridiei DSM 13257 and encodes:
- a CDS encoding M16 family metallopeptidase gives rise to the protein MYKKTLLPNGVRIITEEIDHVRSAAIGMWVGAGSRDEREGFEGISHFIEHMFFKGTEHRTARALAESLEAVGGQLNAFTTKEYTCYYAKILDEDLDLAIDVLSDMFFSSLFDEKEIEKEKNVVIEEIKMYEDSPDELIHDVFSEQVWNDHPLGKPILGTEESIKALNREKIMQFLTEHYAPDNLVISVAGKIKHEEVVNKLSPQFGNFNRGGRRVLEETPIGRTIEFYQKKDTEQMHIIMGVPGLGQDDEDIYAMHIFNNILGGGLSSRLFQEIREQRGLAYSVYSYHSTYVDTGLFAIYAGTSPKNTQEVIVCILEELMEMKEKGISAEELARTKAQIKGGLYLGLEAVSSRMSRLGKTELTYNRVLSPEEVVEKLEKVTLEDVLRVIGRLWKKENISIMTMGPSGHDVVLPDLLKQSGW
- a CDS encoding polyribonucleotide nucleotidyltransferase; protein product: MKQEILERSLSVGGRTMTFQTGKLGKQAGGAIFLRYGDTVVTAFATCSAVAREGIDFFPLTVEFEERMYAAGKIPGGFIKREGRASEKATLSARLIDRPIRPLFPQGFRNEVQVVAAVMSVDQDCATDITAINAASAALAISNIPFEGPIAAVTVGLVDDEYIINPTIEQGAKSQMHITVAGTQEAIMMVEASAHEVPEDKILDAIMFGHEEIKKIAKFIEGYREEAFNMGLAKEKLQVTIVGHPENLVQAVRDFAYVKLDQAVRVEEKKARENAIDGVKAETLAHLEAEFPEDSKAISNILEDIVHQIVRKLITHEQIRPDGRAVDEVRPISVEVGILPRTHGTGLFTRGQTQVLTVATLGAARDEQILDGLGLERSKRYIHHYNFPPYSVGETRPMRGPGRREIGHGALAERALVPVLPNEDDFPYTIRLVSEVLESNGSSSMASVCGSTLSLMDAGVPISAPVAGIAMGLIKEDDQIAILTDIQGLEDHFGDMDFKVAGTSKGVTALQMDIKIMGVSREILLKALTQAKAGRLHILDKMLAVMDKPRPQLSAYAPRIITATIHPDKIREVIGPGGKTIKKIVEETDVKIDIEDDGRVFISSVGGDGGERALKIIQALTQEVEVGKVYQGKVTRVMDFGAFVEVIPGVLGLTGKEGLVHISQLAHERVEKVEDVVKVGDEITVKATAIDKQGRLNLSRKEAIPRKENPAPQKS
- a CDS encoding bifunctional riboflavin kinase/FAD synthetase, whose protein sequence is MQVRTSLPMEREPCVLALGNFDGVHLGHRKLLLHGFEQAVVLGVGLDVLIFEPHPLKVLFPERGVKLLSSTQERLQYMEELGVHTVYHLPFTLEMANTSPEEFVEKILLPLGVMHVVVGFNYSFGAQGKGNPELLQALGHKHGFGVSVLQAQTIDGRVISSSSIRKAILQGDIQLASSLLGHLPCLRGTVIHGEERGRILGYPTANILTSDDFLIPKRGVYAIWSLIDGRRVLGMMNIGMKPTFHEMYDTVVEVHFFDFDGNLYEKEITVFIEARLRDERKFDGVNELLKQLDKDCSTAKAVLNQTRDR
- the rpsO gene encoding 30S ribosomal protein S15 — protein: MMTPERKQEIITKFAQHEGDTGSPEVQIALLTERITYLTEHFKTHKKDHHSRRGLLKMVGSRRALLNYLKNGNFDRYRTIITELGLRK
- a CDS encoding polysaccharide deacetylase family protein, giving the protein MFINLKISRRILSFGGIFFLLIVGIVAGRWVVASNTPVPKPIDQITTDQKLMALTINVDWGEEFIPAILDELEKNKAQVTFFVTGRWAKKNPDLLKEIYNRGHQIENHGYSHPHPDQLSVGANQEEIKKTESIVEGIIGKKTQLYAPPYGEKGASGLRAAHEMGYRTILWTLDTVDWRPDSTPEIIAKRIVNPAIKFGIKPNKSGAIVLMHPKANTVKALPVILEQLAKEGYIFQTLDELITYDQSGDTTS
- a CDS encoding D-alanyl-D-alanine carboxypeptidase family protein — encoded protein: MTSLKRTQAFYCVILCVIGICLLLAGPVFGAPVKKPANKAVEGADPGVTADAAVLMDVATGDILFSKKADKQRPPASTTKIMTAILGFELGRPDEIVTVSDKAAAVGESTIYLDPGEKIALYELITGALVRSGNDACVAIAEHIAGSEEQFVELMNRKALALGAQNTHFVNTNGLPRKEHYSTAYDLALMARYGLQIPQFVSITRLKETEIHFIEPDVFMDVRNTNKLLWNYPYADGIKTGTTTAAGKCLVASATKEGRQLLVVVLNAPDRFGDAKKLLEWGFQNTETVRLAAAGEVIGKFEHITKPVQVLTTDPLDVSVKKADLKKLEKRIEWEKPTNLPICAGDRLGRLEVWMGEKKLNSVPLISENGVEEKSFLKTIISFNS